The Torulaspora globosa chromosome 8, complete sequence genome segment TTGATgacatcttgaaaagttgTAGTCAATCTATACTCTACTCTTCTCGATGGTTCAGAGAGTAGTTGTTGCTTAATCGATGGATTCAATATCCTTCTCTAAAATTTCTAAATCACAAAAAACGATCCGATGTAGTGTAACGGCTATCACATCACGCTTTCACCGTGGGGACCGGGGTTCGACTCCCCGCATCGGAGTCTTTTTAATTTTTACAAAAGTTGAATACCCTCTTACTGGTCATTCCACATGAAATTAGCTGTTATATCCAATTAAAAGTTAAATCTAAGTATGATCTTCATTAAGCCAACTTCCTACCAGGGCTTGCTCCAGCGTCTGGTCATATTCGGTTAACGCGGGCTATCAGAAAATATAAACTTCATTACAGTGTCGAAGCACATAAAGAACCCTGCTTGCGCTAGACTGAGGGCAATTTATCGTAATCATGGAGCATGCTCGCACTTTTTATGAGACAATTCTGAAGTCAAGCCACCCTTTGATGCTTTCCTTTCATTTGGGGGCTAAAGCAGCCCCTGTCATTTTCTATATGGTGGGCTCATTATTCCTGAATTTTACAGCTCAGTTCATAGTAGTTGTCCTGCTACTCACTGGTGACTTTTATTTTACAAAGAACATTAGCGGTCGAAAGTTGGTTCAATTGCGCTGGTGGTATGATCCCACAACGGAGAATGCACAGACGTTCAGATTCGAGTCGTACAAGCAGTATCCGCCAGGTCCGCCAATAAATCCTATAGACGCCAAATTATTCTGGTGGTCAATGTATCTGACGCCTGCAATATGGACGGTGTTTGCGCTGCTCTGCGTCTTACGCTTGAAAATCTTTTACTTCCTGCTTGTGGCCGTTGGAATGGCCTTAACGGGCTGGAATGCTTACGGATTCAGGACCTGTGATAAGTGGGATCCGAATGGAACCTCTACAGTGGAAAGTTGGTTTCAAATGCCGGCCATCCCAGGTTTGCAAAATTTATCTAGAGTCACTGCTGTCCAATCTTTCTTTCAAGGCCGTTCATGATTAGTAACCCAAGAGTATTGTACAATATTATATACCACGTCTAGACAAACGACTATCTCCTCTTGTAAATGCAAGGCTTTAGAAGCCATTTCCCTTCTGACACTTTAACTCTTTTGTTTTCTAATTGCTCTTTCTCGGTTTCAACTTCGATAAATTTGTGTCTTCTCTCGAGCTTTGCCTTCCTCTCCTCAATGATATCCTGCGGTggcttgaaaaattcaaatCTGGCAAACATCTTGTTTTCGTTATCGGTTTTCTTATGGAAGAAGCCCATGAGTTTGAGTGCATTGACAAATTCATCTCCCGTCTCATCCGCGAACCTGGACTTGATCTCTGCGATCCAAAGTTCTCCGCGAGGTGCCAAAATCCTGTAGGCCTCCTTAATGAAATCCAGAAAGTTGGTGCCCATCAGGGCGAGACAAAAGATGACGATTGTACAAGAATTATCAGGAAGAGGAACATTTCTTATGTCTGCGACAGTGATTCTTTCGTTagctttcttcagatcGAAGCTATGGACCTCGTGCGTTCGCTGTTTGTGTTTCTTCGCATTCTTGTtaaatttcttgaagaaattaTTAACCTCCAAAGCTAGCTGAGCTTCCCCACATCCCATATCTGCAATCACAATTTTCTTCGAATCTTGCAACCCTGGGAGCCCGCCTGGTGCATTGACAGGTTTTTTTGCCCTCTGTTGGATTTGTTCCACAAACACATTGACTGGGTTTTCTGGCCAAGAGGTAACTTGAG includes the following:
- the TVP23 gene encoding Tvp23p (ancestral locus Anc_8.216) yields the protein MEHARTFYETILKSSHPLMLSFHLGAKAAPVIFYMVGSLFLNFTAQFIVVVLLLTGDFYFTKNISGRKLVQLRWWYDPTTENAQTFRFESYKQYPPGPPINPIDAKLFWWSMYLTPAIWTVFALLCVLRLKIFYFLLVAVGMALTGWNAYGFRTCDKWDPNGTSTVESWFQMPAIPGLQNLSRVTAVQSFFQGRS
- the RRP8 gene encoding 25S rRNA (adenine645-N1)-methyltransferase (ancestral locus Anc_8.215), translated to MSLFQVDGWDLKTDKVAFFDANAAKTEEKKKNKKAKKDKLKKDRQSRKSQVINQEIDEPSDSELDGQALSVNDSRPRTAESKNIKEKSKGNKRLSDNQIQSTVPEKKQNVSQSVGSSKKSLTPLQQKMMAKLTGSRFRWINEQLYTISSDKALEMLQNQPQLFDEYHEGFRSQVTSWPENPVNVFVEQIQQRAKKPVNAPGGLPGLQDSKKIVIADMGCGEAQLALEVNNFFKKFNKNAKKHKQRTHEVHSFDLKKANERITVADIRNVPLPDNSCTIVIFCLALMGTNFLDFIKEAYRILAPRGELWIAEIKSRFADETGDEFVNALKLMGFFHKKTDNENKMFARFEFFKPPQDIIEERKAKLERRHKFIEVETEKEQLENKRVKVSEGKWLLKPCIYKRR